One part of the Aspergillus luchuensis IFO 4308 DNA, chromosome 5, nearly complete sequence genome encodes these proteins:
- a CDS encoding putative tannase (COG:O;~EggNog:ENOG410Q2YQ;~InterPro:IPR011118,IPR029058;~PFAM:PF07519;~SECRETED:SignalP(1-20);~antiSMASH:Cluster_5.15) yields MRSPAWASIAITAFAALANAGTPSTLAELCTDSIVKAALPPSEFIKGITIDSDSVTTEVVTNSSFSSEFYPSATIDYCNVTFAYSHDGIDGDQVLLEIWLPAPTNFKNRWLSTGGGGYAINSGDQSLPGGVMYGAASGMTDGGFGGFSNNADTAMLLANGTLNYETLYMFAYKAHRELSLLGKALTRNVYGMSDSDKLYAYYQGCSEGGREGWSQVQRFGDEWDGAIIGAPAFRWSFQQTQHLYSNIVEKTLDYYPPPCELDKIVNETIAACDAMDGKVDWVVARTDLCLLDFDISTIEGKPYSCAASRGTPAQNGTVSAKGIEVAKTIINGLHDSQGRRVYFSYQPTAAFDDAETQYNSTTGQWGLDIDQLGGEYIALLVDKNGTTLDSLDGITYDTLKDWMISGLQEYYSTLQTTWPDLTPFHNAGGKVIHFHGDADFSIPTAASIRYWESVRSIMYPNKDYNSSAEALNEWYRLYTVPGAGHCATNDAMPNGPFPQTNMAVMIDWVENGVVPTTLNATVLQGENEGQNQQLCAWPLRPLWTNNGTTMECVYNQRSIDSWHYDLDAVPMPVY; encoded by the coding sequence ATGCGCTCACCCGCTTGGGCTTCCATAGCCATCACAGCCTTTGCGGCATTGGCAAATGCTGGAACTCCTTCTACGTTGGCGGAGCTTTGCACTGATTCCATTGTGAAGGCAGCTCTACCACCCTCTGAATTCATCAAAGGCATAACAATTGACTCGGACTCTGTGACGACCGAAGTCGTAACGAACAGCAGTTTCTCCAGCGAATTTTACCCAAGCGCCACGATTGACTATTGCAACGTCACATTTGCCTACTCCCACGATGGCATTGACGGTGACCAAGTCCTTTTGGAAATCTGGCTCCCCGCACCAACAAATTTCAAAAACCGCTGGCTCTCCactggcggaggtggttaTGCCATCAATTCCGGAGACCAATCGTTGCCAGGTGGTGTCATGTATGGGGCCGCGTCAGGTATGACAGATGGCGGTTTTGGGGGATTCTCAAACAATGCGGACACGGCTATGCTGTTGGCGAATGGCACACTCAACTACGAGACGCTTTACATGTTTGCATACAAGGCGCATCGGGAGCTTAGCTTGCTTGGAAAGGCCCTGACCCGCAATGTTTACGGGATGAGCGACAGCGATAAGCTGTATGCGTATTATCAAGGCTGCTCTGAAGGAGGCCGCGAAGGTTGGAGTCAAGTGCAGCGATTCGGCGATGAATGGGATGGAGCCATCATTGGTGCTCCAGCATTCCGCTGGTCCTTCCAACAGACTCAACATCTCTATTCCAACATCGTCGAGAAGACACTGGATTACTACCCACCCCCCTGTGAGCTGGACAAGATCGTCAACGAGACCATCGCTGCCTGTGATGCCATGGACGGAAAGGTAGATTGGGTGGTTGCACGGACCGATCTCTGCTTGCTCGACTTTGACATTAGTACAATCGAGGGTAAGCCCTACTCATGCGCTGCATCCAGGGGCACCCCTGCACAGAATGGCACGGTCTCCGCCAAGGGTATCGAAGTCGCgaaaaccatcatcaatggATTGCATGACTCCCAAGGTCGCCGTGTCTACTTTTCCTACCAGCCTACAGCCGCCTTCGATGATGCCGAGACGCAGTACAACTCCACAACAGGCCAATGGGGGCTCGATATCGATCAGCTTGGAGGCGAATATATTGCTCTCTTGGTAGACAAGAATGGCACTACACTGGACAGCCTGGATGGAATTACCTATGACACGCTTAAGGACTGGATGATCTCCGGCTTGCAGGAATACTACAGCACCTTGCAGACCACATGGCCGGACCTCACGCCCTTCCACAATGCTGGAGGTAAAGTCATCCATTTCCATGGTGATGCCGACTTCAGTATTCCAACCGCCGCATCCATCCGCTATTGGGAATCAGTCCGCAGCATTATGTACCCCAATAAGGACTATAACTCCAGTGCTGAGGCGCTCAATGAGTGGTATCGCCTGTACACTGTCCCAGGAGCGGGTCATTGTGCGACCAACGATGCTATGCCCAACGGCCCCTTCCCACAGACGAACATGGCTGTGATGATCGACTGGGTGGAGAACGGAGTAGTGCCTACAACGCTGAATGCGACCGTGCTCCAGGGAGAGAATGAAGGACAGAACCAGCAGCTCTGTGCTTGGCCACTGCGACCCTTGTGGACCAACAATGGCACCACCATGGAGTGCGTGTATAACCAGCGTTCAATTGACAGCTGGCATTATGACTTGGATGCGGTTCCCATGCCTGTGTACTAG